The following coding sequences are from one Nicotiana tomentosiformis chromosome 3, ASM39032v3, whole genome shotgun sequence window:
- the LOC138908368 gene encoding uncharacterized protein, which produces MFIYLPVHGDPIAHLKRYCNQLRGAGRKEELLMAYFRESLTGIASEWYMDQEISHWHIWDDLARDFVRQFQYNVDITPDRNSLSNLKKKITKSFLEYAIKWREQAARVKLPMEETELVTVFLQAQEADYFQNMMSAMGKPFAEAIKIWEMVENGLKTGWILSQVTFKATSQSIHNG; this is translated from the coding sequence ATGTTCATCTACTTACCGGTTCACGGAGACCCAATTGCTCATTTAAAGAGATACTGCAATCAACTGAGAGGGGCTGGTAGGAAAGAAGAGTTGTTAATGGCCTACTTTAGAGAAAGCTTGACAGGAATCGCCTCGGAATGGTACATGGATCAAGAAATCTCCCACTGGCACATATGGGACGATTTGGCCCGAGATTTTGTCAGACAATTCCAGTACAACGTGGACATAACTCCAGATAGAAACTCCCTAtctaatttgaaaaagaaaatcacGAAAAGTTTCCTCGAGTATGCTATCAAATGGCGCGAGCAGGCTGCCAGAGTAAAACTGCCCATGGAAGAAACAGAACTGGTTACAGTCTTCCTGCAAGCCCAGGAGGCTGATTACTTCCAGAATATGATGTCCGCTATGGGCAAGCCATTTGCTGAGGCCATCAAGATTTGGGAGATGGTAGAGAACGGTCTAAAAACTGGCTGGATATTGAGTCAAGTTACCTTTAAAGCTACCTCCCAATCTATCCATAAC